The Campylobacter ureolyticus ACS-301-V-Sch3b genomic sequence TTTTGGGTGGTATGATAGCTCAAAGCAAAGATAAGCAAAATAATAATGTTCCGGTTTTAAGTGAAATTCCACTACTTGGAAATTTATTTAAAAGCACAGCTGATGTTTTATCAACAACAGAGCTTGTATTTATTATAACTCCAAGATTAATGGATAATACAAGTATTAATATGGCTGATTCTTTAAAAGAGCTAGGTTATTCAAAATCGCTTTATACATATGAATAATTTTACTCTAATTAAGGATATTTTTGTCGAGAATGATAATATTAAAGATTTTGTCAATCTCGACAAATCAAATCTTGCGTATCATAAAATTTTAAGTGCTTTACAAAAACCGCTAAAGCTTATTCTTTTTTATGGTAAGCCGGGAACTGGAAAGACTTTTTTACTTTATAAAATTAAAGAAGATTTAGAAGATAGGGTAAAAGTAGTTTTTTTTCCACAACCTTTTTTTAATGAAAAAGAGTTTTTTCATGAGATGTATTTACAAATTTTTAATGAGGAACCAAAAGAGCTTGTAGATAGCTATGAAAGCTTCATGCGTATTTATAAAAACAGCGATTTAAATACTGGCGAGCAGGTAGTAATACTGCTTGATGAAGCTCAGTTATACCCACCAGTTTTAATAGAAAAAATTCGTCTTATGGCTGATAGTAGGCTTTTTAAATTTCTTTTTACAGTGCATAAAACAGATGAAGAAGATGCTTTGGCAAAAGACTATTTTAAAACTAGAATTTGGTCAAGTATAGAGCTTCCTAATTCAACCTTAAGTGAATTAAAACTTTATATTGAAAAAAAACTTTTATTTCATAACTTTCATGCTTATTATTATCAGTATAATGATGATAATTTTAATTTAATTTATCATCTAACTGATGGAAATTTAAGGAATTTAAATAAGCTTTTATTTAAAATTTACGAAATTTGTGAATATTATGAAGTAAATAAACCAACAGAAGTTAATGCATCAGGATTTAGTAATAAAATCATTGAAATGGCTGCTATTAGTGTAGGACTTATAAATGCTTGAACATTTTGAAATTACAGAATTAGAAGAAAAATGGAATGAATATAATAAAAATAGAGGAAAATTATCTAAAAATTTAAGTTTTAAAAAATCAGTTGTTATAGCTTTTTTGGCTGCATCAGTTTTTTTAGGCTTAATATTTTGGCTTGTATTTTCTAATAAAAAAGACAATATTGAAGTAAAAACTGCACAAGCTTCAGTAAAAACTGAAACTTTGCCCAATGTAAAAAACATAGAAGTTGAAAAAAATAACAGTTTTAATAAAAAAGAGTCTAGCGATACAAGGGGTGAATTAAATTTTAATAATATAGGAATAAACTCTAGTGTTGATGCTGGTGGTTTTATATTAAATAACACTTATGAGCAAGAAAAACCAACTATTTTTAAAGAAGAAAAGACCTTTTCTTCAATACCTAAAGATGAAATAATTGACTTTGGAAATCCTCCAACGCCTCCACAAACGGTTTCTAATAGAAGTTATACCAAAGTTGAAAACACTCCTAAAAAAGGGAGAGTTATTATAAAAACTTCTCCTTTAAGAGTAAATAAAAATTCCCTCGAAGAGAAATTTTATGCAAGCAATGACATACTATATTCTTTAAAGCTTGCTCAAAATGCTTATGATAATAAAAGATATGATGAAGCTATTAAATGGGCATTAATATCAAATGAAATAGATAAAGATAGCGCAAAAAGTTGGATAATTTTTGCAAAAGCAAATTATAAAAAAGGCAATAAGCAAGATGCTTTAATAGCTCTTGAAAATTTCAACTCAAGAGTTTCTAATCCAGAAGTTATAGCCACAATTAAACAGATGAAAAATGGTGATTTAAGATGAGAGCTTTGATTTTTTTACATGTTTTT encodes the following:
- a CDS encoding ATP-binding protein, with translation MNNFTLIKDIFVENDNIKDFVNLDKSNLAYHKILSALQKPLKLILFYGKPGTGKTFLLYKIKEDLEDRVKVVFFPQPFFNEKEFFHEMYLQIFNEEPKELVDSYESFMRIYKNSDLNTGEQVVILLDEAQLYPPVLIEKIRLMADSRLFKFLFTVHKTDEEDALAKDYFKTRIWSSIELPNSTLSELKLYIEKKLLFHNFHAYYYQYNDDNFNLIYHLTDGNLRNLNKLLFKIYEICEYYEVNKPTEVNASGFSNKIIEMAAISVGLINA
- a CDS encoding CDC27 family protein, with the translated sequence MLEHFEITELEEKWNEYNKNRGKLSKNLSFKKSVVIAFLAASVFLGLIFWLVFSNKKDNIEVKTAQASVKTETLPNVKNIEVEKNNSFNKKESSDTRGELNFNNIGINSSVDAGGFILNNTYEQEKPTIFKEEKTFSSIPKDEIIDFGNPPTPPQTVSNRSYTKVENTPKKGRVIIKTSPLRVNKNSLEEKFYASNDILYSLKLAQNAYDNKRYDEAIKWALISNEIDKDSAKSWIIFAKANYKKGNKQDALIALENFNSRVSNPEVIATIKQMKNGDLR